In one Methanobrevibacter arboriphilus genomic region, the following are encoded:
- a CDS encoding tyrosine-type recombinase/integrase — protein MATLKISDIDFDKKEITFNLAKKEQETKLTLILPDDLSKEIAKQIHEKNKVNDDYLFLEKDVKIDGFLRNMRTYLERNSNKLIKELTEKDISLNTHYFRRLRGQHPYISGNDLEIIQSLYVHQSLDQTIEYLQIKEIEVNKMLLKSLN, from the coding sequence ATAGCTACTTTAAAAATAAGTGATATTGATTTTGATAAGAAAGAAATAACTTTTAATTTAGCTAAGAAAGAACAAGAAACAAAACTAACTTTAATATTGCCAGATGATTTATCTAAAGAAATAGCTAAGCAAATCCATGAAAAAAATAAAGTAAATGATGATTATCTATTTCTTGAAAAAGATGTGAAAATCGATGGATTTTTAAGAAATATGAGAACCTATTTAGAAAGAAATAGTAACAAACTAATAAAGGAATTAACTGAGAAAGATATAAGTTTAAATACGCACTATTTCCGGAGATTAAGGGGTCAACACCCGTATATCAGTGGAAATGACTTAGAAATTATTCAAAGCTTGTATGTACACCAATCACTTGATCAAACAATTGAATACTTACAAATAAAAGAAATTGAAGTGAATAAAATGTTATTAAAGAGTTTGAATTAA
- a CDS encoding DUF2283 domain-containing protein, which translates to MIKEPILVDYKYDSTVDALSIKVKNYEHERSVELSDDVIMDFNKDNEFIALEILNASYVLDVDESSLENIRDISLSVKVTDYVIFVNAIFTLPVSNHEEIKVTNASIANDINIPKWDGNLVTA; encoded by the coding sequence ATGATTAAAGAACCAATATTAGTAGATTATAAATATGATTCTACTGTTGATGCATTGTCTATAAAAGTTAAAAATTATGAACATGAAAGAAGTGTTGAACTATCTGATGATGTTATTATGGACTTTAACAAAGACAATGAGTTTATTGCTTTAGAAATACTTAATGCATCCTATGTGCTCGATGTTGATGAATCCAGCCTTGAAAACATTCGTGATATTAGTTTATCTGTTAAGGTAACTGATTATGTGATATTTGTTAATGCTATTTTCACTCTTCCAGTTAGTAATCATGAAGAAATCAAAGTAACTAATGCAAGCATTGCTAACGATATTAACATTCCTAAATGGGATGGTAATTTAGTAACAGCATAA
- a CDS encoding ATP-binding protein, which produces MQYVNRISDKELKRKLYASGAVLIRGPKACGKTESAKQFAKSILNVDQDEQVPVLMETSPKRLLIGKTPRLIDEWQEQPKIWNYIRHEVDNRGQSAQFILTGSANPEESIKMHSGAGRFTTLDMRTMTWQELGFSSGKISMQTLFSDSKKDIDVLDEPTDLEFIIEKIIIGGFPTLLGKKLRQSIDLNRAYIDLLCEVDISKVSNVKRDPVKVQNLLRSIARNSSTTVDIKTLELDIQKKENADLSRPTIYEYLDALKRLMIIEEQPVWNTHIRSSASLRKTPKRHFTDVCLSVAALGADFDSLINDLNFTGFLFESLVIHDLRVYAQANDAKVYHYQDSYGLEVDAIVQKYNGDWIAFEIKLGTGQIEEAAKNLHKMVSRLDKTKVKPPKSLNIITGTGISYTRKDKINVISLASLGI; this is translated from the coding sequence ATGCAATATGTAAATCGAATATCAGATAAAGAGCTTAAAAGGAAATTATATGCCTCTGGAGCAGTGCTTATACGAGGTCCTAAAGCCTGTGGAAAAACAGAATCAGCAAAGCAATTTGCAAAAAGTATATTAAATGTTGATCAAGATGAACAAGTACCTGTACTTATGGAAACTTCACCAAAAAGACTTTTAATTGGCAAAACACCCCGATTAATTGATGAATGGCAAGAACAACCAAAAATTTGGAATTACATTCGCCACGAAGTAGATAATAGGGGGCAGTCAGCACAATTTATTCTGACTGGTTCAGCAAATCCTGAAGAAAGTATAAAGATGCATTCTGGAGCAGGACGATTTACCACTCTTGATATGAGAACAATGACATGGCAAGAATTAGGTTTTTCATCAGGAAAAATCAGTATGCAAACTTTATTTTCTGATTCTAAAAAAGATATTGATGTTTTAGATGAACCAACTGACTTAGAGTTTATTATTGAGAAAATAATCATAGGAGGATTTCCAACATTATTAGGTAAAAAATTAAGGCAATCAATTGATTTGAATAGAGCATATATTGATTTGCTTTGTGAAGTAGATATAAGTAAAGTTTCGAATGTGAAACGTGACCCTGTAAAAGTTCAAAACTTACTACGTTCCATTGCCAGAAACAGCTCAACAACAGTAGATATTAAAACTTTAGAATTAGATATTCAAAAAAAAGAAAATGCTGATCTTTCTCGTCCTACTATTTATGAATATCTCGATGCATTAAAACGTTTGATGATTATTGAGGAACAACCTGTATGGAATACTCATATTCGTTCCTCAGCATCATTACGTAAAACACCAAAACGTCATTTTACAGATGTTTGTCTCTCAGTGGCAGCACTTGGTGCTGATTTTGACTCTTTAATCAATGACCTTAATTTCACAGGATTTTTATTTGAATCATTAGTAATACATGACCTTAGAGTTTATGCACAAGCAAATGATGCTAAAGTTTATCATTATCAAGACTCATATGGTTTAGAAGTGGATGCTATTGTGCAAAAATATAATGGAGATTGGATTGCTTTTGAAATTAAGCTTGGAACTGGACAAATTGAAGAAGCTGCTAAAAACCTTCATAAAATGGTTTCAAGATTAGACAAAACAAAAGTTAAACCACCAAAATCACTAAACATAATTACAGGTACTGGAATAAGTTACACTCGAAAAGATAAAATTAATGTTATTTCGCTAGCATCATTAGGAATTTAA